The Mycosarcoma maydis chromosome 22, whole genome shotgun sequence genome contains the following window.
tcacgaatgtgaatcgttCGGCGCGCAGCTGACGGTAGAAAGTGCGAGAACGTGGAAACCACTTTTTTAAGTAATGgccaacattcacgatcagTTAACCGAGtcaacagtcacagtcacgacGACTACATATAACCAGTCGCATCTCTTCCCccctctctctcgctctcctaCACGCACAAACACCCCAGAGTAGACAGAAACAGCACGAATCCGACATCCAGCGACTGcaaccatgtcgagcacaaACACGACGCCTAAACCAGGCAACCCGATCGTCTacctcgatctcgccttTGGTTCGTCGCCTGCGTCTCGCCCCGGATCCAACCGCATCGTCCTCGAGCTGTACGCGGATCGTGTCCCGCGCACCGCCGAGAACTTTCGTGTACTCTgcaccaacacctcgaAACTCGCCTCGACCGGTCAACCGCTTTCGTTTCGCAACTCGATCTTCCACCGTGTCATCCCCAAATTCATGATCCAAGGTGGAGATTTCACGCGCGCCGATGGAACGGGCGGAGAATCGATCTACGGCGAAAAATTCCAAGATGAAGATCTGACGGGCAAGCACGATGTGCCGTTTTTGTTGAGCATGGCCAATGCAGgcgcaaacacgaatgGAAGTCAGTTTTTCATCACCACCGTACCAACGCCGCATTTGGACGGCAAACACGTAGTGTTCGGACGCGTGCTAAAGGGAAAAGGCGTAGTCCGGAGGGTTGAATCGGTCGAAACGGTTGCGAGCGATCGACCTAAAGAGGACGTCAAGATCGTCGATTGTGGAGAGCTAACAGGCGACGAGGTGAGCAACCAAACCTACGGtatcgagcaagacgataCGGGCGATCAATACGAAGACTTCCCcgaagatcaagatgacAAGTTGGAATCCGACGTCTCTGCCACCTACCACATTGGATTAGCGCTAAAAAATATGGCCAACACCCAATTCAGTAAGGCCAACTTTGACATTGCGCTTGAAAAATATTCAAAGGCTCTACGATACCTGCAACTTCACCCGATCCTACCCGAAGATACACCTGCCGATCTCGCCGCCAACTACaccacgctcaagacgagcaTTCAACTCAATGCTTGCCTCTGCGCACTCAAGACGACCCCTGCGCAACCCAGAGTGGCCATCTCCAACGCCACCGCTGTCATTTCAAACCTCACCTCAAACAAAGCGCCTTCAACCGAACAAGCCGACAAGAACAAGTACCACTCGGATCTCGCCAAAGCCTTCTACCGACGCGCATCGGCATACGTCGCTCAGAAAGACGACGAGAGAGCCGAGGCGGATCTGAAACACGCGCTCGAAAACGCTCCGGAAGATGCCGGGGTCAAGCGCGAGCTGCAAGCACTAGCAAGGAGGAAGGAGGCCAAGTTGAAAGGTATGAGGGCTGCTTACAGCAAGATGTTCTCGTAGGCGAAATGAGCGCCAAATCGATGCAATCTTGAGACCGCATCGCGTATCTTTGATACAGTACAACACcaaaacaatcacgaatgtcatGCTTCTCTCACTTCCGGTGTGATACCAAAATGGATGTGTCCTGTGTTCCTCTGAACAGTGTTTGAGCTTGCTTGCAGCTTGACATTTCTCTAGGTGTAACAAGAACCAAGGCCAACGCATCAATATTGTTGTGCGTGCTCTTGGCCGTGCGCATCGCCGTGCTCGTCTGtgtcttcttcgtcttgagcatcgccaccgccgcctgTACCCCAGATAGCATCCATAGCAGCGCGAATCGCAGCGAACGCTCCTGGGCGTGCGGCTGCCATATCTCCCACCCGGCCCTGCTCGCCCTGCTCGCCCTGCTCGCTCTGCTGACCCTGCTGAACCTCcgcagcatcgtcatcgtcatcgtcatcgtcatcgccaaaCCCACCGGGCATCCCGCCCGCGGGATGTGCAGCCTGCGCCATCTGCATCACCTGCGCCATCAGGTCTTGCCTGGTCTCATCATCCATCGCCTCCATGGCAGCGTCCCAGCCTTGCAGCCCGCCGAGACCCTGAAGAGCGCGACGGAAAGCCTGCATCATTCCGCCCCCGTCCccgcctgctgctgctgccgccccagctcgagcggctCCTCGGCTGCGCGAAGACAAGTCCGACATGATGGGCGCGAAATAAGCATCATCGTACCTAGTCACCGTTTGCACCTCTATGTCCACTTGtgcctcggcatcgctgccATGTATGGTTGCAGTCGTTAGCGGAGGCACAGGATCAAACGCATCCatctgctcgctgctgcctgtAATGCTCGGTGGCAGATACGCAATCAACTGCTGGCGCGTGGTATCCGGTAGGtccgagaccaacacaTGACGATAGATCCCCTGCCGCGTATTGTGTGACGCAGACGGAGATTGACGTTTCCGCTTCGTTTCGCCCAGATCAAAGTCGGCGATCAGCGTGTCCGAGAGCGACATGGCTGTAGCGCGTAGCCATTCGGCGTGCGCGGCTTCCTTCCACAGCGATTCGGATCGCAGGACGTAGATATGCGCGAGAAGGTCGGCGAGCGTATCGCTAGAACTGGAATAGCGCGTAGACAGCTGAAATGCGCAGTGGCCAGCAATCTTGGAGGGTAATTCTACACCCGCTTTGTTGCAGAGCAGAGGGACGACAGCGGGAAACCGTGCGATGGCGAGTCGGAGCGCAGCGTTGGATTCAACGTGCGTTTTGTCGCCTTGTTCCTTTTCGATCGCTCGGAAAGCGAGCGCGCGAGAGTAGGCTAGACCGACACACCAGTCGAGCGTGCCATTGTACCCATCACTCTCTCcagctgcttgcttgtCGGTTGCATCAACAATCGTCCGAGCGGGAACCGAGATTTCGTCAATATGTGACACTTTTCCCCCTGCCGCCGAGGCACGAgatcgctgctcgtcgagtcGCTGGATAAGATCCAACAACCATCTGTGTTGGCGTGACTTGATCGCCAAGAAGTCGATCCAGAGAAGCGCTGCGTGGTGGTCTTCTCCATCCTGACCCAAGCCGAGCAACATCTTGGCCCATTCGAGCGCCGTTTTCCACGTTCCGCGTCTGCCCAAAAAACCTATGTTGCGATGAATGGCGAGGTAGAAGGCACGATTTTCGATCTTGTTAAAGTTGACTAGCGGAGGTCCAGAGGTGGTGCTGGAAAGACAAGATGTAAAATAAGGGCTGGCACAGCGTTCCATTGCAAACAGCGCACGGTCGTTAAAGTCAGCGGCCTGACCTAGATCGCCTTGGTGACGAGAGTATTCGGAGAGCTGCAAGAGTGTGTCGATGT
Protein-coding sequences here:
- a CDS encoding putative U-snRNP-associated cyclophilin, with protein sequence MSSTNTTPKPGNPIVYLDLAFGSSPASRPGSNRIVLELYADRVPRTAENFRVLCTNTSKLASTGQPLSFRNSIFHRVIPKFMIQGGDFTRADGTGGESIYGEKFQDEDLTGKHDVPFLLSMANAGANTNGSQFFITTVPTPHLDGKHVVFGRVLKGKGVVRRVESVETVASDRPKEDVKIVDCGELTGDEVSNQTYGIEQDDTGDQYEDFPEDQDDKLESDVSATYHIGLALKNMANTQFSKANFDIALEKYSKALRYLQLHPILPEDTPADLAANYTTLKTSIQLNACLCALKTTPAQPRVAISNATAVISNLTSNKAPSTEQADKNKYHSDLAKAFYRRASAYVAQKDDERAEADLKHALENAPEDAGVKRELQALARRKEAKLKGMRAAYSKMFS